The proteins below come from a single Mesobacillus jeotgali genomic window:
- a CDS encoding carbon starvation protein A, which translates to MYTFLAGIALLIIGYFTYGKFVEKVFGVNEGRSTPAYTHNDDVDYVPMSTAKNSLIQLLNIAGVGPIFGPIMGALYGPVAFLWIVLGAIFAGAVHDYLTGMISIRNRGAHLPELAGKFLGKVMKHVVNAFAILLLLLVGTVFVTAPAGLLHTLMDGKVTMGIIIAAIFVYYILATLLPVDKIIGRFYPIFGALLLISAVGVGAMLVITGAPIPELSLTNFHPDNAAIFPLLFLTISCGALSGFHATQTPIISRTTQNEKQGRKIFYGMMIAEGVIAMIWAAAAMSLFDGYNGLNDMLANGGPAAIVSEASTAMLGAIGGTLAVLGVIVLPITSGDTAFRSARMIIADYFNFSQKKIASRLWIAVPLFVISFALTKVDFTILWRYFSWANQSTAVIALWVGAMYLFIAKKNYWIAVIPGMFMTAATTSYILNAQIGFGQSLTVSNIGALIVTVVITVIFFNAAKKARANNIPLDEDISSYNRVA; encoded by the coding sequence ATGTATACCTTTCTAGCTGGTATCGCACTTTTAATTATTGGTTATTTTACGTATGGCAAATTTGTAGAGAAGGTATTCGGCGTGAACGAAGGCCGTTCCACTCCGGCTTATACACATAATGATGACGTTGACTATGTGCCAATGTCCACAGCAAAGAACTCTTTGATTCAGCTTCTTAATATCGCTGGTGTAGGTCCTATATTCGGACCAATCATGGGCGCGCTTTACGGACCGGTTGCTTTCCTTTGGATCGTTCTTGGCGCTATTTTCGCTGGTGCTGTCCATGACTATCTTACAGGTATGATCTCGATTCGTAACCGAGGTGCACACCTTCCTGAACTTGCAGGGAAATTCCTTGGCAAAGTCATGAAGCACGTAGTTAATGCATTTGCGATTCTTCTTTTACTATTAGTTGGAACCGTTTTCGTCACAGCTCCGGCTGGCTTGCTCCATACATTAATGGACGGAAAGGTAACAATGGGAATCATCATTGCAGCAATCTTTGTTTACTACATTTTGGCGACGCTTCTTCCTGTTGATAAAATCATCGGCCGCTTCTACCCGATCTTCGGCGCATTGCTGTTGATCAGTGCGGTTGGAGTAGGCGCAATGCTTGTTATCACTGGAGCACCGATCCCTGAATTATCTTTAACGAATTTCCACCCTGATAATGCAGCGATCTTCCCGCTATTGTTCTTAACAATTTCTTGCGGAGCACTGTCAGGTTTCCATGCAACACAAACACCGATCATTTCTCGTACAACGCAAAATGAAAAACAAGGCCGTAAGATTTTCTACGGCATGATGATTGCTGAAGGTGTAATCGCAATGATCTGGGCTGCTGCGGCAATGAGCCTGTTCGATGGCTACAACGGCTTGAACGATATGCTTGCTAACGGCGGACCTGCGGCAATCGTAAGTGAAGCTTCAACAGCTATGCTTGGCGCAATCGGCGGAACGCTTGCTGTTCTTGGTGTAATTGTACTTCCGATCACTTCTGGTGATACTGCATTCCGAAGCGCGCGTATGATTATCGCTGACTACTTCAATTTTTCACAGAAGAAAATTGCCAGCCGTCTTTGGATCGCTGTTCCGTTGTTCGTAATCTCTTTCGCTTTGACAAAAGTAGATTTTACGATTCTTTGGAGATACTTCTCCTGGGCTAACCAATCAACAGCAGTAATCGCGCTTTGGGTTGGTGCCATGTACCTATTCATCGCCAAGAAGAATTACTGGATTGCCGTGATTCCTGGCATGTTTATGACAGCAGCTACCACTTCTTATATCCTTAATGCACAAATTGGATTCGGCCAGTCTCTGACAGTTTCCAATATCGGCGCATTAATCGTAACAGTTGTCATCACGGTTATTTTCTTCAATGCTGCCAAGAAGGCTCGGGCTAATAACATCCCGCTTGATGAAGATATCTCCAGCTATAACAGGGTGGCGTAA
- a CDS encoding LytR/AlgR family response regulator transcription factor, with protein MDKMIRTLIVDDELYSREELKHLLQSFPSIQVVGEAESGEAAVMRALQLHPDVVFLDVEMPKMNGMEAAKTLMELKKTPLIVFATAYPQFAAEAFRYEAVDYLLKPYDENQLKETVLRIEKHFQPPAEQESVKQTGKLAVEGDGEIFYLDPNDILYISREEKYSKIVTETREYETKIPLKDLEARLTAYSFFRIHKSYIVNLDYVTRLTPWFNGAYQLEIKGREELLSVSRNYVKSLRIQLEL; from the coding sequence ATGGACAAGATGATACGCACTTTAATCGTTGATGATGAATTATACAGCAGGGAGGAGCTGAAGCATTTATTGCAGTCCTTCCCTTCCATCCAGGTTGTCGGGGAAGCTGAATCCGGTGAAGCTGCAGTCATGAGGGCCTTACAGCTCCATCCCGATGTTGTTTTCCTTGATGTTGAAATGCCGAAAATGAATGGAATGGAAGCAGCAAAAACACTGATGGAGCTTAAAAAAACACCGCTGATTGTGTTCGCAACGGCCTATCCGCAATTTGCTGCCGAGGCTTTCAGATACGAAGCAGTTGATTACCTGCTAAAACCTTATGATGAGAATCAGTTGAAGGAGACGGTCCTCAGGATTGAAAAGCATTTCCAACCGCCAGCAGAACAGGAGTCAGTCAAGCAAACCGGCAAGCTAGCCGTTGAGGGAGATGGAGAGATTTTTTATCTCGACCCAAATGACATCCTGTACATATCGAGAGAAGAAAAGTATTCAAAAATCGTGACCGAAACCAGGGAATATGAAACCAAGATTCCTTTAAAGGATCTGGAAGCCAGGCTGACAGCCTATTCTTTTTTCCGCATTCATAAAAGCTATATTGTCAATCTCGATTACGTTACCCGCCTCACTCCATGGTTCAATGGAGCCTATCAACTGGAAATTAAAGGCCGGGAAGAACTGCTATCAGTCAGCCGGAATTATGTAAAATCACTTAGGATTCAGCTGGAATTATAG
- a CDS encoding ketopantoate reductase family protein, with amino-acid sequence MKILIVGAGAIGGYFGGRLLEEGEDVTFLVREKRQQQLQSNGLLVESIHGNMHVQKPATILAGENVEPYDVVFVSTKSYHLEGAIEDIRPYVGDDTMVLPLLNGIAHVDVLKEAFGAERIIGGLCFIETTLDQDGKIVQTSPIHDFVFGEWNGEKTERILQLEKAFSGTKASFRLSEKIQQEMWHKYLFITSLSGITSLFRSPIGPIRDQEHGWNTIDTLVHEAAAIMEKIGAPLASGAIEATLGKMNEIGHGMKSSLQRDMEKSLLTEADHLFGYLLEKAKELDLAAPVLSAIYANVKIYESGLGTGKNPR; translated from the coding sequence ATGAAAATATTAATCGTAGGAGCAGGTGCGATTGGCGGCTACTTTGGCGGACGCCTTTTAGAAGAAGGAGAAGATGTCACGTTTTTGGTGCGTGAAAAGCGCCAGCAGCAGCTTCAATCAAATGGATTGCTGGTCGAAAGCATTCACGGGAATATGCATGTTCAGAAACCAGCGACGATTTTGGCAGGAGAAAATGTGGAACCATATGATGTAGTTTTTGTCTCTACAAAGTCCTACCACTTGGAGGGCGCGATCGAGGATATCAGGCCGTATGTGGGAGATGACACGATGGTTCTGCCATTATTGAACGGAATTGCCCATGTAGATGTGCTGAAAGAGGCTTTTGGGGCTGAAAGAATAATAGGCGGCCTATGCTTTATCGAGACAACACTGGATCAGGATGGAAAAATCGTTCAAACCAGCCCAATCCATGATTTCGTATTCGGTGAATGGAATGGCGAAAAAACGGAACGAATTTTACAGCTGGAAAAAGCATTCAGCGGAACGAAGGCAAGTTTCCGCCTTTCTGAAAAAATTCAGCAGGAAATGTGGCACAAGTACTTATTTATCACCTCCCTAAGCGGCATCACCTCCCTGTTCAGGTCACCAATCGGTCCTATTCGCGATCAAGAGCACGGCTGGAATACAATCGACACACTTGTGCATGAAGCAGCGGCAATCATGGAGAAAATTGGCGCGCCGCTTGCATCAGGAGCTATTGAGGCCACACTTGGGAAAATGAATGAAATTGGGCACGGAATGAAATCCTCCCTGCAGCGGGATATGGAAAAATCACTACTGACAGAAGCTGATCACCTCTTTGGCTACTTGCTGGAGAAAGCCAAGGAATTGGATTTGGCTGCGCCTGTTCTTTCTGCCATCTATGCTAATGTGAAAATCTATGAGAGTGGACTAGGTACTGGAAAAAATCCGCGATAA
- the buk gene encoding butyrate kinase: MKILAINPGSTSTKLAVYENEVLLLEQIIRHPDAEIMMLPELEDQLPYRLESIVETLRQQDFNPSELDAVVGRGGMLKPMDSGTYIVDENLLNDARSGKYGNHASNLGSMLAAEIADAHHIPAFIVDPVCVDELIPEARVSGLADIERKSHVHALNIKAVSREAAAGLGKGLEDSSVVVAHLGGGISIAAVQNGRIIDVNNAENEGPFSPERAGGLPAKQLVQLCFSGRYTEKELLQRLIKQGGVYSYLGTKNLIEVEEWAAEGDMEADLILKAMVHQIGKEIGAMATVLEGKLDGIILTGGIAHSDMIIELIKKKISFMGKVFVLPGEAEMEALAAGALRVMKGQEEAKIY, from the coding sequence ATGAAAATCCTAGCGATAAATCCAGGGTCCACTTCTACAAAGCTTGCAGTTTATGAAAATGAGGTTTTACTTTTAGAACAGATTATCCGCCATCCTGATGCTGAAATCATGATGCTTCCGGAATTAGAAGACCAGCTGCCGTACAGGCTTGAGTCCATCGTCGAAACTTTACGGCAGCAGGATTTCAATCCTTCAGAGCTGGACGCAGTCGTTGGCCGGGGTGGAATGCTCAAGCCAATGGACAGTGGGACATACATCGTTGATGAGAATTTGCTGAATGACGCACGTTCAGGGAAATATGGAAATCATGCTTCGAACCTGGGGTCGATGCTTGCAGCAGAAATTGCTGACGCTCACCACATACCGGCATTTATTGTTGACCCAGTATGCGTGGACGAACTGATTCCGGAGGCAAGAGTTTCCGGCCTGGCTGATATTGAAAGAAAGAGCCATGTTCATGCACTCAATATCAAGGCCGTTTCCCGAGAAGCTGCAGCTGGGCTTGGGAAAGGCCTAGAAGATTCAAGTGTCGTTGTTGCCCATCTTGGTGGCGGTATTTCGATAGCTGCGGTGCAGAATGGACGGATCATAGACGTCAATAATGCTGAAAATGAAGGACCATTTTCACCTGAAAGAGCGGGCGGGCTCCCGGCAAAACAACTTGTCCAGCTTTGTTTTTCAGGGAGATATACCGAAAAAGAATTGCTTCAGCGGCTGATAAAGCAGGGTGGTGTGTATTCCTATCTGGGCACTAAGAATCTCATAGAAGTTGAGGAATGGGCCGCTGAGGGTGACATGGAGGCTGACCTTATTTTAAAAGCGATGGTACATCAGATTGGAAAAGAGATTGGGGCAATGGCAACCGTCCTGGAAGGGAAGCTAGACGGAATCATCCTTACCGGGGGAATCGCCCATTCAGATATGATTATAGAATTGATTAAGAAGAAAATCAGTTTTATGGGAAAAGTTTTCGTCCTGCCAGGTGAAGCGGAAATGGAAGCATTGGCTGCCGGGGCTTTAAGAGTGATGAAAGGGCAGGAAGAAGCGAAAATTTATTGA
- a CDS encoding GGDEF and EAL domain-containing protein has protein sequence MGNEGKIQRYTGLTIIIFLLFAELIDWLTSFYFSINEAEGFLIDLAVSFVYITLVFLVFRGLKSAAEDLDGHKKRLKNIFDTLDVAIWSHDLKSGTLLITTGIEKLYGHSSEEFYQDNTLWKKVIHPEDLHILTEREAGFSRGEAVTSIYRIIRPDGEVRWIQDRGIPVIDDNGNFVDFTSVLFDITDRQESEGRYRSLVEMSPDLIAVYSRGKLDYINEAGCRLFKAESPAELIGQPISKLIPSEVLSRIKNRELTIDEDPEEKLWFKFKATQTDGQEIDVEMSAMPILYEGRMAEQIVGRDLTQRKKAEKTIKYMAYYDVLTGLPNRNMVRKHLNAALSTGSEMLAVLFLDLDRFKIINDTKGHRFGDLLLKVVASRLKNAINDQGLVSRQGGDEFIIVLKAVSREQVIEVADRILNEFNEGITIQGQELFVTPSIGISMAPEDGQDEETLIKHADTAMYLAKDSGKNNYQFYTTQLHGLSSRKMELENGLRKALEQNQLMLHYQPQFNMETGGIIGVEALVRWMHPEKGLISPAEFIPLAEETGLIVPLGKWVLEKAAAQNKEWQEKGCKPIPISVNISVRQLQEERFIDTVKQVLNDTQLAPDFLDFEITESVMQNSEKTARILDQLKELGITLAIDDFGTGYSSLSLLKHFPIDKIKIDKSFVDDIIHHSNQGAMVKTIIDMGHNLQFDVIAEGVEEQEQVAFLLKNGCVIGQGYHFSRPLPVEEMEELLFKNTKHEGILQ, from the coding sequence ATGGGCAATGAAGGGAAGATACAACGATACACCGGTTTAACTATAATTATTTTTCTTCTGTTCGCGGAGCTGATTGATTGGCTGACTTCGTTTTATTTTTCCATAAATGAAGCGGAAGGCTTTTTGATTGATTTGGCTGTGTCCTTTGTTTACATCACATTGGTTTTCCTTGTATTTAGGGGATTAAAAAGTGCAGCAGAGGATCTGGATGGGCACAAAAAAAGACTTAAAAACATATTTGATACCCTGGATGTAGCGATTTGGTCCCATGATTTAAAATCGGGTACATTGCTGATCACAACTGGTATCGAAAAATTATACGGACATTCATCTGAAGAATTTTATCAAGATAACACGCTCTGGAAAAAGGTTATCCACCCTGAGGACCTGCACATTTTAACGGAGAGAGAAGCGGGGTTTTCAAGAGGGGAAGCTGTCACCAGTATATATCGGATCATTCGTCCTGATGGTGAGGTGCGCTGGATTCAGGATAGAGGCATTCCTGTCATAGATGATAATGGGAATTTCGTTGATTTTACCAGTGTCCTTTTCGACATCACCGACCGTCAGGAAAGTGAAGGACGCTACCGCAGCCTTGTGGAAATGTCGCCTGACTTGATTGCTGTCTACAGCAGAGGGAAGCTGGATTACATCAATGAGGCCGGCTGCAGGCTGTTCAAGGCGGAAAGTCCGGCAGAATTAATCGGACAGCCGATCTCCAAATTGATCCCCTCTGAAGTACTGTCCCGGATCAAAAACCGTGAATTGACAATAGATGAAGATCCTGAGGAAAAACTGTGGTTCAAATTTAAGGCGACACAGACAGACGGGCAAGAGATAGATGTCGAAATGTCCGCAATGCCGATTTTATATGAGGGAAGAATGGCTGAGCAAATTGTCGGCCGCGATTTGACGCAGCGTAAGAAGGCGGAAAAAACCATTAAATATATGGCCTATTATGACGTGCTTACCGGGCTGCCGAATCGAAATATGGTAAGAAAGCATCTGAATGCAGCACTATCAACCGGCAGCGAGATGCTCGCAGTACTCTTCCTTGACCTCGACCGTTTCAAGATTATCAATGATACTAAAGGACATCGTTTTGGCGATCTATTGTTAAAGGTTGTTGCCAGCAGGCTGAAGAATGCGATCAACGACCAGGGGCTGGTATCGCGCCAGGGTGGTGATGAGTTCATCATTGTACTCAAAGCTGTCAGCAGGGAACAAGTCATTGAAGTTGCGGACAGGATTTTGAATGAGTTTAATGAAGGGATCACCATCCAAGGCCAGGAGTTATTTGTGACGCCGAGTATCGGAATCAGCATGGCACCAGAGGATGGCCAGGATGAGGAAACGCTGATCAAACATGCGGATACGGCGATGTACCTGGCGAAAGACAGCGGAAAGAACAATTACCAGTTTTACACGACTCAGCTGCACGGACTTTCATCACGAAAAATGGAGCTGGAGAATGGTCTTAGAAAAGCATTGGAGCAAAATCAGCTTATGCTTCACTATCAACCGCAGTTTAATATGGAAACAGGGGGAATCATCGGAGTAGAGGCACTTGTACGCTGGATGCATCCAGAGAAAGGTCTCATATCACCTGCTGAATTCATTCCCCTGGCCGAGGAAACAGGGTTGATCGTCCCGCTTGGCAAATGGGTGTTGGAGAAGGCGGCGGCGCAAAACAAAGAGTGGCAGGAGAAAGGCTGCAAACCAATACCGATTTCAGTGAATATTTCTGTGCGGCAGCTCCAGGAAGAGCGATTCATTGATACGGTAAAACAGGTATTGAACGATACGCAGCTTGCCCCGGATTTTTTGGATTTTGAAATCACAGAAAGCGTCATGCAGAACAGTGAGAAGACAGCGAGGATCCTGGACCAGCTGAAGGAGCTTGGCATAACGCTTGCGATTGACGATTTTGGTACCGGCTATTCATCGTTAAGCTTACTGAAGCATTTTCCGATTGATAAAATCAAAATCGATAAATCATTCGTTGATGATATCATCCATCATTCCAATCAAGGGGCGATGGTCAAAACAATCATTGATATGGGACATAATCTGCAATTCGATGTTATTGCTGAAGGTGTCGAGGAACAGGAGCAGGTTGCATTTTTGCTCAAAAATGGCTGCGTGATTGGACAAGGCTATCATTTCAGCAGACCTTTGCCAGTAGAAGAAATGGAAGAATTGCTATTTAAAAATACGAAGCATGAAGGCATTCTGCAGTAG
- a CDS encoding NADH-dependent flavin oxidoreductase — MNEKYKPLFDTFTFGNGIKLKNRLVMAPMTNFSSNEDGTVTDAEVAYYARRSQGVSMVVTACTYVTRNGKGFHGEFGADTDEMIPSLKKLAAAIKAEGAKAMLQIFHGGRECPPELVPNGDIVSASDVQSERNSAKAPRALSGEEVEQIIAAFGETTRRAIEAGFDGVEIHGANGYLIQQFFSPHSNRRDDQWGGSLEKRMAFPLAVVDEVKKVTAKHAKEPFIVGYRFSPEEPEEPGITMADTLELIDVLADKELDYLHVSLNDFWSKPRRGVNDDRSRMEIIHERVGSKVPVIGVGSLYSADDVIKAFGTGVPLLALGRELIIDPDWVEKVASGRENEIETKIDTGAQARLVVPDPLWQAIVNTPGWFPGIQ; from the coding sequence ATGAATGAAAAATATAAACCATTATTTGATACTTTTACGTTCGGGAATGGCATTAAACTGAAAAATAGACTTGTCATGGCGCCGATGACCAATTTTTCGTCGAATGAGGATGGAACTGTAACTGACGCAGAGGTAGCGTATTATGCCCGCCGTTCGCAAGGCGTCAGCATGGTGGTAACTGCGTGTACATATGTAACCCGGAACGGGAAAGGATTTCATGGAGAATTCGGTGCCGATACCGATGAAATGATCCCAAGCCTTAAGAAGCTGGCAGCTGCGATCAAAGCTGAAGGAGCAAAAGCGATGCTGCAAATTTTCCATGGCGGCCGCGAATGTCCTCCCGAGCTTGTGCCAAACGGTGATATCGTCAGTGCGAGCGATGTTCAATCAGAGCGCAATAGCGCAAAAGCACCACGAGCATTGTCTGGAGAAGAAGTGGAACAGATCATTGCGGCGTTTGGCGAGACAACTCGCCGAGCGATTGAAGCAGGCTTTGATGGCGTCGAGATCCACGGAGCCAACGGCTATTTGATTCAGCAATTCTTTTCGCCTCATTCTAACAGACGTGATGATCAGTGGGGAGGCTCCCTGGAAAAAAGGATGGCATTTCCATTGGCTGTTGTTGATGAGGTGAAAAAAGTGACCGCAAAGCATGCAAAGGAACCGTTTATTGTCGGATACAGATTTTCGCCGGAAGAACCTGAGGAGCCGGGAATCACAATGGCAGATACTTTGGAGTTGATAGATGTCCTGGCAGATAAGGAGCTCGACTACTTGCATGTTTCGTTGAACGATTTCTGGTCGAAGCCAAGAAGGGGTGTCAATGATGACCGATCCAGAATGGAAATCATCCACGAGCGGGTCGGCAGCAAAGTTCCTGTCATCGGTGTCGGTTCGCTTTATAGCGCGGATGATGTAATCAAAGCGTTTGGAACTGGAGTACCACTGCTGGCTTTAGGCCGCGAACTAATCATTGACCCGGATTGGGTCGAAAAAGTTGCATCTGGCCGTGAAAATGAAATTGAAACAAAGATCGATACAGGTGCGCAGGCTAGACTCGTCGTACCGGATCCATTATGGCAGGCAATCGTCAATACACCAGGCTGGTTTCCAGGCATTCAATAA
- a CDS encoding phosphate acyltransferase yields MRYRSFAEVIEAAQTRPPVKMSVAAAHDRDVLEAVKVAVELGIIEPYLVGDPQIIFELAKEIAFSVDEYPVYPAYTEKENAFIAAKLASEGHVQIIMKGFVNSTPFLKGVLHKELNLKTGSIISHISVFDIPGAQRLISMSDGGINIAPDFQQKKQIILNGAEFLVRIGVDRPRVAILAANERVSEKMPVTVEADHLAMLIRNESSLNLLIEGPLPLDLAISRESLLHKGLDSELEGEADLLIVPTIEAGNFLGKAITYFAQGKMAGIVLGAKVPLVLNSRSDTAEAKLASIALAVVAASNKTVSV; encoded by the coding sequence ATGCGCTATAGAAGCTTTGCAGAAGTCATTGAGGCTGCACAGACGAGGCCGCCTGTAAAAATGAGCGTCGCCGCCGCACACGACCGGGATGTGCTCGAGGCTGTCAAAGTGGCTGTGGAACTGGGAATCATAGAACCTTATTTGGTCGGTGACCCGCAGATAATTTTTGAGTTGGCTAAGGAAATCGCCTTTTCTGTAGACGAGTATCCAGTTTATCCTGCCTATACTGAAAAAGAGAATGCTTTTATTGCCGCTAAACTGGCAAGCGAGGGACATGTGCAGATTATCATGAAAGGGTTCGTGAATAGCACGCCATTTTTAAAAGGGGTCCTTCATAAGGAGCTTAATTTAAAAACTGGCTCCATCATCAGCCATATCTCCGTTTTTGATATCCCGGGGGCACAACGGCTGATCAGTATGAGTGATGGCGGCATCAATATAGCGCCGGATTTTCAGCAGAAGAAGCAAATCATCCTGAATGGTGCAGAGTTTCTTGTCAGAATTGGAGTCGACCGGCCGCGGGTAGCGATTTTGGCAGCCAACGAACGAGTCAGCGAGAAGATGCCTGTGACCGTCGAAGCCGACCATCTGGCCATGCTGATAAGAAATGAATCAAGTCTCAACCTACTGATAGAAGGACCGCTTCCGCTCGACCTCGCCATCAGCCGGGAGTCGCTCCTCCATAAAGGGCTGGACAGCGAGCTTGAAGGCGAAGCGGATCTGCTCATTGTTCCAACGATTGAGGCTGGAAACTTCCTTGGCAAGGCGATTACCTATTTTGCTCAGGGAAAAATGGCGGGAATAGTATTGGGTGCGAAAGTGCCACTCGTATTGAACTCCCGGTCAGATACAGCGGAGGCTAAATTGGCCTCGATTGCACTGGCCGTCGTTGCGGCATCCAATAAAACGGTCAGCGTCTAG
- a CDS encoding Glu/Leu/Phe/Val family dehydrogenase — translation MDIFEEMKNHGHEQVIFNYDKATGLKSIVAIHDTTLGPALGGCRMWDYECTEDALRDVLRLSKGMTYKCGVSGVTYGGGKAVIIGDPKSEKSDELFQAFGSFIETLKGRFYTGTDVGTVGMDFVSASKQTSYLVGLPEEYGGSGNSAVITAFGVWKAIKATAKEIFGTDSLLDRKIAVQGLGKVGRFLVGHLHKEGAKLIVTDIFEENVKEVREQYPDIETVDPLDIYSVGCDIFSPNALGAVINDITIPKLKCLAIAGAANNVLAEERHGDMLHQKGILYAPDYVANAGGLIQVADELHEYSKDRAFRNASMIYDILEKIYKISKTHDIPTYKAANILVEEKIEKISMIQSKYTG, via the coding sequence CTGGATATTTTTGAGGAAATGAAAAACCATGGGCATGAACAGGTGATTTTCAATTATGACAAGGCAACGGGATTGAAGTCGATCGTTGCGATCCACGATACGACGCTCGGCCCTGCGCTTGGTGGATGCCGGATGTGGGATTATGAATGTACTGAAGATGCGCTGCGGGATGTTCTGCGCCTTTCGAAAGGAATGACCTATAAATGCGGCGTTTCGGGGGTGACGTATGGAGGCGGGAAAGCGGTCATCATCGGTGATCCCAAGTCGGAAAAATCGGATGAGCTTTTCCAGGCTTTCGGCTCATTCATTGAAACATTAAAGGGACGATTTTACACAGGAACGGATGTCGGCACGGTTGGCATGGATTTCGTATCCGCATCAAAGCAAACATCGTATCTGGTTGGTCTGCCGGAAGAATATGGCGGCAGCGGGAACTCTGCTGTTATTACGGCCTTCGGTGTGTGGAAGGCAATCAAGGCAACTGCAAAAGAGATTTTCGGCACAGATTCACTTCTCGATCGGAAAATTGCTGTCCAGGGACTTGGCAAGGTCGGCCGATTTCTCGTTGGCCACCTTCATAAAGAGGGCGCGAAGCTGATTGTCACCGATATTTTTGAAGAGAATGTAAAAGAAGTCCGGGAGCAATATCCCGATATCGAAACAGTCGATCCTCTTGATATATACAGCGTAGGGTGCGACATATTCTCCCCCAATGCATTGGGGGCCGTCATCAATGACATCACAATTCCAAAACTTAAGTGTCTGGCAATTGCCGGAGCAGCGAATAATGTGCTTGCAGAAGAACGTCACGGCGACATGCTGCATCAGAAAGGGATCCTCTATGCTCCGGACTACGTGGCAAATGCAGGCGGTTTAATTCAGGTTGCGGATGAACTTCACGAGTACAGCAAGGACCGGGCTTTCAGGAATGCAAGCATGATTTACGACATTCTGGAAAAAATCTACAAAATCTCCAAAACTCACGATATACCAACGTATAAAGCTGCAAATATATTAGTAGAAGAGAAGATTGAAAAGATCAGCATGATTCAAAGCAAGTATACAGGCTGA